A genome region from Meleagris gallopavo isolate NT-WF06-2002-E0010 breed Aviagen turkey brand Nicholas breeding stock chromosome 7, Turkey_5.1, whole genome shotgun sequence includes the following:
- the LOC104911775 gene encoding glutamate decarboxylase 1-like, protein MQRPSGPTETQKHSCPPLLARRRAPKTGRTERAPSVGGYIPLFVNATAGTTVYGAFDPIQEIADICEKYNLWLHVDAAWGGGLLMSRKHRHKLNGIERANSVTWNPHKMMGVLLQCSAILVREKGILQGCNQMCAGYLFQQDKQYDVSYDTGDKAIQCGRHVDIFKFWLMWKAKGTVGFENQINKCLELAEYLYTKIKNREEFEMVFEGEPEHTNVCFWYIPPSLRGMPDCDERREKLHRVAPKIKALMMESGTTMVGYQPQGDKVNFFRMVISNPAATKSDIDFLIEEIERLGQEL, encoded by the exons ATGCAGCGACCGAGCGGACCGACAGAGACCCAGAAGCATTCCTGCCCCCCACTGCTGGCGCGGCGGCGCGCTCCTAAGACGGGCAGAACGGAGCGGGCGCCTTCCGTCGGC GGATACATTCCTCTCTTCGTAAATGCAACTGCAGGCACAACAGTTTACGGAGCCTTTGATCCAATACAGGAGATTGCAGATATATGTGAAAAATACAACCTCTGGCTCCATGTAGAT GCTGCTTGGGGAGGTGGACTCTTAATGTCCCGAAAGCATCGTCATAAACTGAATGGAATAGAAAG agccaATTCAGTCACTTGGAATCCACACAAGATGATGGGAGTATTGTTGCAGTGTTCTGCCATTCTGGTCCGGGAGAAG GGTATACTTCAAGGCTGCAATCAAATGTGTGCAGGATATCTTTTCCAACAAGACAAACAGTATGATGTATCCTACGACACGGGAGATAAGGCAATACAGTGTGGCCGACATGTGGACATTTTCAAATTCTGGTTGATGTGGAAGGCAAAG gGTACAGTGGGATTTGAAAATCAGATCAACAAATGCCTGGAACTGGCAGAATATCTctatactaaaataaaaaacagagaagaatttGAGATGGTTTTTGAAGGAGAG CCGGAGCACACAAATGTATGTTTTTGGTATATTCCACCAAGTCTCAGAGGCATGCCAGACTGTGATGAGAGACGAGAAAAGCTGCACAGG GTGGcaccaaaaatcaaagcccTGATGATGGAGTCAGGTACTACCATGGTTGGATATCAGCCTCAGGGAGATAAGGTCAACTTCTTCCGAATGGTCATCTCAAACCCAGCAGCAACGAAGTCTGACATAGACTTCCTCATTGAGGAAATAGAGAGATTGGGGCAGGAGCTGTAG